The Hemicordylus capensis ecotype Gifberg chromosome 6, rHemCap1.1.pri, whole genome shotgun sequence genome window below encodes:
- the PDK2 gene encoding pyruvate dehydrogenase kinase, isozyme 2 isoform X2, whose translation MRLLRCLMKGQSALAGAPKYIEHFSKFSPSPLSMKQFLDFGSSNACEKTSFTFLRQELPVRLANIMKEINLLPDRVLSTPSVQLVQSWYVQSLLDIMVFLDKDPEDHGTLGQFTNALVTIRNRHNDVVPTMAQGVIEYKEAYGDDPVSNQNIQYFLDRFYLSRISIRMLINQHTLIFDGSTNPAHPKHIGSIDPNCNVSEVVRDAYDMAKLLCDKYYLSSPELEIHEVNANHPDQPIHMVYVPSHLYHMLFELFKNAMRATVESHESNPTLPPIKVMVALGQEDLSIRMSDRGGGVPLRKIERLFSYMYSTAPKPELGTGGTPLAGFGYGLPISRLYAKYFQGDLQLFSMEGFGTDAVIYLKALSTDSVERLPVYNKSAWRHYQTIQEADDWCVPSTEPKNTSTYRVS comes from the exons gaTCCAGCAATGCCTGCGAGAAGACCTCCTTCACATTTCTCCGCCAAGAACTCCCTGTCCGGCTGGCCAACATCATGAAGGAAATCAATCTCCTCCCAGACCGTGTGCTGAGCACCCCTTCTGTTCAGCTGGTGCAGAGCTG GTATGTGCAGAGCTTGCTGGATATCATGGTGTTCCTGGATAAGGACCCCGAGGACCACGGGACACTAGGCCA GTTCACCAACGCCCTGGTCACTATCCGTAACCGCCACAACGATGTGGTCCCCACCATGGCCCAGGGTGTGATCGAGTACAAGGAGGCTTATGGGGATGACCCCGTCTCCAACCAAAACATCCAGTACTTCCTGGACCGTTTCTACCTTAGCCGTATCTCCATCCGCATGCTGATTAACCAACACA cCTTGATTTTTGATGGCAGCACCAACCCAGCTCATCCCAAGCACATTGGCAGCATCGATCCTAACTGCAATGTCTCAGAAGTGGTCAGAG ATGCTTACGACATGGCCAAGTTGTTGTGTGACAAATACTACTTGTCTTCTCCCGAACTGGAGATCCATGAGGTGAATG CTAACCATCCTGACCAGCCCATCCACATGGTCTACGTCCCATCTCACTTGTACCACATGCTCTTTGAGCTGTTCAAG AATGCCATGAGGGCCACTGTAGAAAGTCATGAGTCCAACCCTACCCTACCACCTATCAAGGTGATGGTGGCATTGGGGCAAGAGGATCTCTCCATCAGG ATGAGTGATCGCGGAGGCGGCGTTCCCCTGCGCAAGATTGAGCGGCTCTTCAGCTATATGTATTCCACAGCACCCAAACCAGAGCTGGGCACTGGTGGGACACCCCTG GCTGGCTTTGGCTATGGACTGCCTATTTCCAGACTCTATGCCAAGTATTTCCAAGGGGACCTCCAGCTCTTCTCCATGGAGGGGTTTGGGACAGATGCGGTCATCTATTTGAAG GCCTTGTCGACGGACTCTGTGGAACGGCTCCCGGTGTACAACAAGTCAGCTTGGCGCCACTACCAAACCATCCAGGAAGCTGATGATTGGTGCGTGCCCAGTACAGAACCCAAGAACACCTCCACCTATCGGGTGAGCTAA
- the PDK2 gene encoding pyruvate dehydrogenase kinase, isozyme 2 isoform X3, translating to MKGLRMPRQESHHDRNIGSCFIPRQTFGPSSSVSSTLTGSSLSKVSSRNLSQSYLEMPESELGIFYMQGRWYVQSLLDIMVFLDKDPEDHGTLGQFTNALVTIRNRHNDVVPTMAQGVIEYKEAYGDDPVSNQNIQYFLDRFYLSRISIRMLINQHTLIFDGSTNPAHPKHIGSIDPNCNVSEVVRDAYDMAKLLCDKYYLSSPELEIHEVNATGTGPHPWPPNHPDQPIHMVYVPSHLYHMLFELFKNAMRATVESHESNPTLPPIKVMVALGQEDLSIRMSDRGGGVPLRKIERLFSYMYSTAPKPELGTGGTPLAGFGYGLPISRLYAKYFQGDLQLFSMEGFGTDAVIYLKALSTDSVERLPVYNKSAWRHYQTIQEADDWCVPSTEPKNTSTYRVS from the exons ATGAAGGGCTTGAGGATGCCAAGGCAGGAAAGCCATcatgataggaatataggaagctgctttataccacgtcagacctttggtccctctagctcagtatcgtctacactgactggcagcagcctctccaaggtttcaagcaggaatctttcccagtcctacctggagatgccagagagtgaacttggaattttctacatgcaaggcagatg GTATGTGCAGAGCTTGCTGGATATCATGGTGTTCCTGGATAAGGACCCCGAGGACCACGGGACACTAGGCCA GTTCACCAACGCCCTGGTCACTATCCGTAACCGCCACAACGATGTGGTCCCCACCATGGCCCAGGGTGTGATCGAGTACAAGGAGGCTTATGGGGATGACCCCGTCTCCAACCAAAACATCCAGTACTTCCTGGACCGTTTCTACCTTAGCCGTATCTCCATCCGCATGCTGATTAACCAACACA cCTTGATTTTTGATGGCAGCACCAACCCAGCTCATCCCAAGCACATTGGCAGCATCGATCCTAACTGCAATGTCTCAGAAGTGGTCAGAG ATGCTTACGACATGGCCAAGTTGTTGTGTGACAAATACTACTTGTCTTCTCCCGAACTGGAGATCCATGAGGTGAATG CCACTGGAACAGGACCTCACCCTTGGCCCC CTAACCATCCTGACCAGCCCATCCACATGGTCTACGTCCCATCTCACTTGTACCACATGCTCTTTGAGCTGTTCAAG AATGCCATGAGGGCCACTGTAGAAAGTCATGAGTCCAACCCTACCCTACCACCTATCAAGGTGATGGTGGCATTGGGGCAAGAGGATCTCTCCATCAGG ATGAGTGATCGCGGAGGCGGCGTTCCCCTGCGCAAGATTGAGCGGCTCTTCAGCTATATGTATTCCACAGCACCCAAACCAGAGCTGGGCACTGGTGGGACACCCCTG GCTGGCTTTGGCTATGGACTGCCTATTTCCAGACTCTATGCCAAGTATTTCCAAGGGGACCTCCAGCTCTTCTCCATGGAGGGGTTTGGGACAGATGCGGTCATCTATTTGAAG GCCTTGTCGACGGACTCTGTGGAACGGCTCCCGGTGTACAACAAGTCAGCTTGGCGCCACTACCAAACCATCCAGGAAGCTGATGATTGGTGCGTGCCCAGTACAGAACCCAAGAACACCTCCACCTATCGGGTGAGCTAA
- the PDK2 gene encoding pyruvate dehydrogenase kinase, isozyme 2 isoform X1, whose translation MRLLRCLMKGQSALAGAPKYIEHFSKFSPSPLSMKQFLDFGSSNACEKTSFTFLRQELPVRLANIMKEINLLPDRVLSTPSVQLVQSWYVQSLLDIMVFLDKDPEDHGTLGQFTNALVTIRNRHNDVVPTMAQGVIEYKEAYGDDPVSNQNIQYFLDRFYLSRISIRMLINQHTLIFDGSTNPAHPKHIGSIDPNCNVSEVVRDAYDMAKLLCDKYYLSSPELEIHEVNATGTGPHPWPPNHPDQPIHMVYVPSHLYHMLFELFKNAMRATVESHESNPTLPPIKVMVALGQEDLSIRMSDRGGGVPLRKIERLFSYMYSTAPKPELGTGGTPLAGFGYGLPISRLYAKYFQGDLQLFSMEGFGTDAVIYLKALSTDSVERLPVYNKSAWRHYQTIQEADDWCVPSTEPKNTSTYRVS comes from the exons gaTCCAGCAATGCCTGCGAGAAGACCTCCTTCACATTTCTCCGCCAAGAACTCCCTGTCCGGCTGGCCAACATCATGAAGGAAATCAATCTCCTCCCAGACCGTGTGCTGAGCACCCCTTCTGTTCAGCTGGTGCAGAGCTG GTATGTGCAGAGCTTGCTGGATATCATGGTGTTCCTGGATAAGGACCCCGAGGACCACGGGACACTAGGCCA GTTCACCAACGCCCTGGTCACTATCCGTAACCGCCACAACGATGTGGTCCCCACCATGGCCCAGGGTGTGATCGAGTACAAGGAGGCTTATGGGGATGACCCCGTCTCCAACCAAAACATCCAGTACTTCCTGGACCGTTTCTACCTTAGCCGTATCTCCATCCGCATGCTGATTAACCAACACA cCTTGATTTTTGATGGCAGCACCAACCCAGCTCATCCCAAGCACATTGGCAGCATCGATCCTAACTGCAATGTCTCAGAAGTGGTCAGAG ATGCTTACGACATGGCCAAGTTGTTGTGTGACAAATACTACTTGTCTTCTCCCGAACTGGAGATCCATGAGGTGAATG CCACTGGAACAGGACCTCACCCTTGGCCCC CTAACCATCCTGACCAGCCCATCCACATGGTCTACGTCCCATCTCACTTGTACCACATGCTCTTTGAGCTGTTCAAG AATGCCATGAGGGCCACTGTAGAAAGTCATGAGTCCAACCCTACCCTACCACCTATCAAGGTGATGGTGGCATTGGGGCAAGAGGATCTCTCCATCAGG ATGAGTGATCGCGGAGGCGGCGTTCCCCTGCGCAAGATTGAGCGGCTCTTCAGCTATATGTATTCCACAGCACCCAAACCAGAGCTGGGCACTGGTGGGACACCCCTG GCTGGCTTTGGCTATGGACTGCCTATTTCCAGACTCTATGCCAAGTATTTCCAAGGGGACCTCCAGCTCTTCTCCATGGAGGGGTTTGGGACAGATGCGGTCATCTATTTGAAG GCCTTGTCGACGGACTCTGTGGAACGGCTCCCGGTGTACAACAAGTCAGCTTGGCGCCACTACCAAACCATCCAGGAAGCTGATGATTGGTGCGTGCCCAGTACAGAACCCAAGAACACCTCCACCTATCGGGTGAGCTAA